The Chitinophaga caeni genome segment TTAAGCGTAGACTTAAATTCCAGCTCTTCCAAGGCCTCCAAAGCCTTACCGTAAGCTTCATTGACTTCTTGTTCGGATGATTCGCCTTCGCGGAAGAAATCGTACAACACGCCGCAATCTTCTATTACAGATTGCACCTGCTCGTAAAGATCTACCCAGAATTTGTTTACTTTAATTTCCTTGAGGATACTCGTGGCCCTCACGTTGTCATCCCAAAAGCCAGGGGCTAGGGTCAACTGTTTGTCATTTTCTATTTTGGCGTTGCGGTCAGGGATGTCAAAGAAAACCTCCCAGGACATGCAAACGATCCCTCATAGCCTTTAATTGTTCTGCTGTCATAATGTCCGCAAAGGTAAGCAATTTTGCCTTCAGGATAAAATGCGGAACACCTGGGGTTTAATAAGGAACAATATTTGTAAAGCGTTGTTATATATTGCCATGATCAAGTACTACAGTATTCTGCATGCCCGGCAGCAAGCCATCTTTAATTCAATTGCCTTTATCCTCGTACTGGTTGTCAATTACATGGCCAATACGCTGAAGTTAAATGGTAAAACAACCGGGGAGATATCGGCCATGTATCCCAATATGTTTGTGCCGGCGCCCATTACTTTCAGTATATGGGGATTAATTTACTTATGGCTACTGGTATATATCATTTACCAGCTCTGGCTAGCATTTTCAAAGGGGCATACCGAGGAGTTGCAATCGCACATGCTCAGGATGCGGGCCTGGTTTTTAATTACCTGCCTTGGCAATATCGCTTGGTTATTTTCTTGGCATTTCCAACTCATCGAGGTTTCGGTCATCATGATGTGCCTCATACTATATGCCCTCCTTAAAATACATCGGAATTTTCGGATCGCGCTACCAGTTGAAAGCAAGCGGGAGACCTGGTGGGTGCAAGTTCCATTCTCGCTTTACCTTGGCTGGATCAGTATAGCCCTGTTAGCCAATATCACGGCCCTACTAGTTTCAATAGGCTTCCAATCTTCCGGAACCGTTGCCGCAACTTGGGCAATTGCCATGGTATTAGTCGGCACTTTAGCAGGAGTTTTCATGGTTATATACCGCCATAATGTTGTACATGCGCTTGTCGGGATCTGGGCAATTTATGGAATTTCGATACAGCAATTCGGTGAAAAGTCGCCCGGGAGTTTTGCCGTATTTGCTGCCTGCATCATCTCTATCACCGTTTTATTCCTGTCTGTCTTAGTACATTTCTTAGCTAGAAAGCCGCGAAATTTTAAAATTTAATTACATATTTTAAATACTATCTAAGAGGAATAAGTTTATTTTTGACCGTATTTAATAATAAAGAAGAATATGTTTCCAAGTACGAATCCTACACATACCGGCTCATGGAAAGCCTTGACGAATCATGCGGAAGAGATGCGCAAAGTTCAAATGCGCGATTTATTTGCAAAAGATGCGACCCGGTTTGATAAATATCATTTAAAGATCGAAGATATACTGTTCGATTATTCTAAAAATATTATTACGGATGAGACCCTTCAACTGCTACAAGCCCTAGCCATCGAATGCGGTGTTCCCGAAGCTATCAAGGCGATGTTTTCCGCTGAAAAAATAAACCAAACGGAAAACAGGGCTGTTCTTCATGTAGCCTTACGTAACCGCGGCAACACGCCGATTTTGCTGGACGGTCAAGATGTAATGCCGGAAGTAAACAAGGTATTAGCGAAGATGCAAGATTGCTGCCGCAAGATCCATAGCGGCGAATGGAAAGGTTATACGGGTAAGAAAATAAAGTACTTTGTAAATATCGGCATCGGGGGATCAGATTTGGGTCCCGTGATGGTTACCGAGGCTTTGAAACCTTACTGGATCGATGGAATAGAAACTTACTTCGTTTCTAATGTCGACGGCACCCATATCGTTGAAACGCTCAAGAAAGTAAATCCTGAAGAAACATTATTCCTCATAGCATCCAAAACATTTACAACGCAAGAAACCATGACCAATGCACATACTGCGAGGGACTGGTTTTTAGATGCGGCGAAAGACGAAAAACACGTGGCCAGTCATTTCGTGGCACTTTCTACTAATGAAGAAGCGGTGAAATCGTTCGGTATTGACCCGGCCAATATGTTCGAATTTTGGGATTGGGTCGGCGGAAGATACTCATTATGGTCTGCCATCGGCCTGTCAATCGCTTTGACGATCGGTTACGATAATTTCGTGGCCTTACTCGAAGGCGCTCATGCTACCGATGAGCATTTCAGGAATACTCCCGCCGAACAAAATATACCGCTGATCATGGCATTAATCGGCCTCTGGTACGGTAATTTCTTCGATGCGCACACGGAAGCGATTCTTCCCTACGACCAATATATGCACCGTTTCGCGGCTTATTTCCAACAAGGCAACATGGAAAGTAACGGCAAATACGTAGATCGCAACGGTCACCCGGTAAGTTATCAAACCGGGCCCGTAGTTTGGGGAGAACCCGGAACAAATGGCCAACACGCCTTTTACCAATTGATCCACCAGGGAACCAAGTTGATACCATGTGATTTTATTGCACCCGCCATTAGCCATAATCCCGTGGGAGATCATCATCAAAAGTTATTATCCAACTTTTTTGCTCAAACCGAGGCATTAATGAACGGTAAATCAGCAGCGGCAGCGAAAGCCGAGTTGGAAAAAACGGGTATGCCGGCAACGGGGATTGAGAAATTAGTCCCATTTAAAGTGTTCACCGGAAATAGACCTACAAATTCCTTCTTGCTTAAGGAGATCACCCCGAGAAGCTTGGGAACATTGGTTGCGATGTATGAACACAAAATTTTTGTACAGGGAGTAATATGGAACATCTTTAGTTTTGACCAGTGGGGAGTGGAGCTAGGCAAACAACTCGCCAATAACATCCTTCCTGAACTAAAGGGTAATGAAAGGATCACTAGCCATGATTCTTCAACAAACGGTTTAATTAACGCTTATAAATTGATGCGTAATTAACGCCTGTTGGCAGCAGAATTTATACAATATTCAAAAGGGTGTTTCATTTTTATTTGAAACACCCTTTTGAATATATAAATATTTTGGGTCCAGGTTAAGCGGGATCATCCTTGCCATCACAAATTTAAACACGACAACTAACAAGATATCAATTAATAAAAAACCCCTGGAAAAATCCAGGGGTCTTAGAATATTTTTAGTACAAATATTACCACTTGTCTACATCCTCGTTAGAAGATGTTGGAGCAGCAGAAGTAGTAGCAGCAGCAGTTGTTGTTTCTGTTACTTCTTCTTCTGTTTCAGTTGATGAACTAGCTTCAACGCCTACTTCATCTTGCTCATTTTCCCCAGAATAATCGTGGTTATAAGCATCAAAGTCGAAGTCGGGCATCAATTCAGTTTTCACGTAATTGATTGTTTCTGTTAATGCATTCAGGAACTTGTTAAAATCTTCTTTATACAAGAAAACTTTATGCCTGTCATAACCATTATCGTTAAAACGTTTTTTACTTTCGGTGATGGTTAGAAAGTAATCATTGCCACGAGTGGTTTTAACATCAAAGAAATAAGTTCTTCTTTTACCCGCTTTCAATCGCTTAGAAAAGATGCTGTCATTGTTTCTTTCCTGCTGATTGTTGTTTTCGTACGCCACAGTTGATAGATTTAAGTGTTAACGAATCAAATCCTGTTTTCAATAAGCAACAAATATACTATTGTTTTATAAATATCAAAATATTTTTAAATGATTTTGAAAAAACATCGATTTTTTTTGTTATTACCGCGTCCCAAGCAATTATAAGGGGGTGAAACCTATTCTGTTACGTTCTCTTCTTCCCCTTTCTGCTGGCGCTGGTACATTTCCGCGTAGTAACCGTTCTTCAAGAGTAGTGCTTCATGCGTGCCTTCCTCGATGATTCTACCCTCTTCTAACACGATTATCTTATCAAATTCGAATAATGAAAATATTCTATGGGTAATGATGATAGCGGTTTTATCCTTCAAAAATGCATACAGGTTACCGATGATTTCCTTCTCTGTACGGGCATCTACGGCTGATAAGCAATCGTCGAACACTAATATATTAGGATCCTTCAACAAACCCCTGGCAATGGATACACGTTGTTTTTGTCCGCCGCTCAAGGTAACGCCACGCTCTCCTATCACCGTCTCGAAGCCTTCCGGGAATTGCAAAATATCCTTCTCCACCGAAGCTTGCTTAGCAGCGGTTTTTATTGCCTCCATATCCGCCCCCGGCGCACCGAAACGGATGTTATTAGCGATGGAATCCGAGAATAAAAACAGGTCTTGCGGCACGTAACTAACCTGTGTCCTTAAGCTTTCCAGGGACATTTCCTTTATATCGATGCCATCGATTTTAATCTTACCCGACTGCGGATCGAACATCCTGATCAGTAATTGTGCTAACGTTGTTTTGCCGGAACCGGTGCGGCCAATGATAGCAACCTTTTCACCTTCCTTAATTTTTAAATTAAAATTCTTAAGCGCTTGAATTCCCGTATGGCTATACATGAAATTAATATTCTCAAAATGAATATCCCCTTTGAAAGTAGCGTCTACGGGATTTTCAGGATTGCTGATATCCGGCTTTACTTGTAAAAATTCGTTGATCCGTTGCTGTGATGCAGCGGCCCTTTGAATCATGGAAGCGACCCAGCCGATGGAGAAAAAGGGAAAAGTGAGCATATTTACATAAATGACAAATTCTGCCAAGTTACCCACCGTAATATTTCCCTTGATGACCTGCATCCCGCCGATAAAAATTGTAGTTACAACACTTAAACCTATCATCAAGGCCATACTAGGCTGGTACAGGGCATCAGTTTTAGCGAGGCTGATAGAGCTTTTCTTATAAGCTTCGCTAGCATCATCAAAATGTTTTACACTGGGATCTTCCTGGACATACGATTTTATTACGCGGATTCCAGAATAAGACTCCTGCGCCACCGTAGTAATATTTGATAGCTGCGCTTGGATCTTCTCACTTTTTTTATGGATGATGCGGTTAACAAAATAGATCGTGATCGCGAGTATCGGGAGCGGGGATAAAGTGTAAAGCGTTAACAACGGGTTTACCTTGAGCATCAGGTAAATAATAATTACCATCATGATCACGGTACGGGTGGCATACATAACCGCCGGTCCCACGTACATCCTTACACGGGAAACATCTTCCGTAATACGGCTCATCAGGTCACCGGTGCGGTGAATCTTGTAAAAGCTAAGATCCAATTCCTGGTAATGTTTATATATAGCATTCTTTAAATCGTATTCTATAAATCGGCTCATCACGACGAGCGTTTGACGCTGTAAAAACATGAAGAAGCCACTCAATAAGGCAAAGCCCAGGATAGAAAGGCCATAAAAAGCCAATACGGAAGAAAACTGTCCGCGGAAAGCAGATTTTACGCTGGTATGATCGATCAGGTGATAAGAATCTAGGTTCTGCTCCAGCAAATCGAAGATTTGACGTACTAAAATGGGTTGAAAAATACTGAATACGATAGAGATGGCTGTAAACAATAATCCAAGCAAAAAACGCCATTTATAGCGCAGGAAATACTTATTGAGCGTCGCGAGATGTTTCAATCGGATAAATTTTAACGCAATTTACGTAAAAATGAATGGAGAGACATGGCAGGTCCATCCCAGGTACTATGAATACCTGCAAAGCATCAGCATTACAAAACAAGAAGGAGCTCCCACCCTCTTGGCGAAGCTCCTTCCATGAATATGATATCTAGTTTATTTCAAAGAATCGATACAAGCGATGATTTTCGCCTTCGCCTCTTCCTCGGAAATATCAACTTTTTCGAATGTACGACCGGTAATTTTCTCGAATAATTCGATATAACGCTCGCTCACGCTATTTACAAATTCGTCGGTCATAGTAGGCACTTGTTGACCTTCTTTACCTTGAAAACCGTTTTCCATCAACCATTCGCGAACGAATTCCTTACTCAGTTGCTTTTGGGCTTCGCCGGCAGCCTGTCTTTCTTCGAAACCTTCAGCATAGAAGAAGCGGGATGAATCCGGGGTATGAATCTCGTCGATCACGTAGATTTGTCCATCGATATGACCGAATTCATACTTGGTATCAACCAAGATCAAACCACGTTCAGCAGCAAGTTTGCGGCCACGCTCGAATAAAGCCAAGGTATATTTTTCTAATTGCTCGTACTCCTCTTTACTTACCAAGCCTTGAGCGATAATTTCTTCGCGGGAAATATCCTCGTCATGGCCTTCATGGGCCTTGGTTGTCGGGGTAATGATCGGGTTCGGGAAGAAATCATTTTCTTTTAAACCTTCCGGCAATGGAACGCCGCAAAGCTCGCGTTTACCGCTTTTGTAAGTCCTCCAAGCATGACCGGTCAAATTGCCACGAACGACCATCTCAACGGGGTACGTCTCACATTTCAAACCAACGGTGCAGTTTGGAGTGGGAACAGCTTTCACCCAGTTAGGCACGATATCCTTGGTGGCATCGAGCATAATTTCAGCGATTTGGTTTAAAACTTGGCCCTTGTAAGGGATCGGACGAGGCAATACAACATCGAATGCAGAGATCCTGTTGCTTACCACCATCGCTAACCATTTGTCCTCGATGGTATAAACATCGCGAACTTTACCTTTGTAGAAACCAGTTTGGCCGGGAAATTGATAAGTTGATTCAGACATGTATTTGTTATTGTTTATTTTTATGACAAAAAAGGTGCTCCCTATAGTTTGAATAAATTAAGCTGCAAATTTAGGGCACCAGGGATTAATTTTACAAGAGAAATTATGAATAACTCCAAAATTACTTACACACCGATCGATTGTAATTACTACGATCGCTTAGAAGCATGGGCAACAGGGCAAATTTTATGTCATATAATTTTTAAATCCACACCACTTCAAGGAGATTTATCTACATACGATGGATATATTAAAAATTTATTCACTATCAACGGGGAGGAATTCATGGAACTTGATAATGGCCGGCATTTGAGGCTCGACCAGTTAGTTTCTGTTAACGGGATTGCCCTCGTACAGAACCAATGCAAAATATAATTTTTAATAATTATATAAATTTATTATCAATGAATGATCCCTTGCTGATAGAATCGGTTTACAAGATCCTCTTTTCGTTGCTTACCGGGGCGATACTAGGATTTGAGCGGGAATTGCGGCGCAAACCCGCCGGGATCAGGACAATCACCTTGCTTTGTGCAGGATCCGCCCTATTCACGATTTTGAGCATCCAGATCGGTTACCCTGGCAATATGGACAGGGTGGCATCAAATATTTTAACGGGTGTAGGATTTATCGGCGCCGGGGTCATTTTCAAGGGAGAATTCTCGATAGACGGCATCACTACCGCAACGACTATCTGGATTGCCGCCGCCCTGGGCATGGCGATCGGAATGGATAAGTACTGGTTGGCCGGTATTACATTAACCTCCGCCCTCGTAGTTTTAAGGGTATTACAATACGTGGAAGACTGGATCACACGGACCAGGGAACGAAAAATGTACACGGTGATGTACAAAAATGAAGATATGACGGAAGCCGATATCCTCGCGATCTTCCAACAATTTCATCTCCAGCACAAAAAGGTAGCCACCATGAGGAAGGAATCTATCGTAGAAGAGAAATACGAGATATCCGGACCAATAAAAAACATGGAAGCGATGAATCGTTCGCTGATGGTGAACCCATTAATACATTCCTTTATCGTGCAGGTAAACATTTAATGTTTCCTGAGTGTCATCAATACCACGCCCAATATAACGATCACCGAGCCCGCGAACATCTCCAGGGAAAGCTGCTCCCCTGCTATCGACCAACCTAAAAACAATGCTACAACTGGGTTTACGTATGCATAAGTAGCCGTAATTCGCGGAGGGGCATTATTGATCAGCCATGAATAAGATGTATAACCGATCCAGGAACCGAAGATTATTAAATAGGCAATTGCGCCGATAGACACATGCGTCATTGATTGAATCGATGCAAGTTGATTATCTTCCAACACGGCACTCATAACGAGCGCGGCGATACCCCCTACGAAAGTCTGGATGGCCGTATTGGTTAATTGTTGCGGTAATTTTAAGCGGGGTGAAAGTAAAGAACCCGTAACCCAGCACATGCTCCCCATCACGACAACACCGATTGGCCATAAGGGGAAATCTTTATGTTCCGTTGCCGAGAAGGGATTGAAGATCAAAAACAGCCCGATGAAACCGAACCCGATGCCCAGGAGCGTGCGGATACCAACTTTTTTCCGGGAGAAAAACAGGTAATCCAGCAATATAAACCAAGCCGGGTTCGCGGCAACGATTAGGGAAACCAATCCTGAAGGCATATATTTTAATGAAAAAGCAACGCCGGAGTTCCCGATACCGATTAATAGAAAACCAATTAACGAGGCATTTAAAACTTGCTTGATCGAGGGCCATTGCTTCTCTTTATAAATAGCCCAGGCAAATAATAGGCTACCCGCGATGATAAAACGGATCCCGGATAATAAAAACGGGGGGACTTCCCGGATACCGATCTTCATTCCTAAATACGTGGAACCCCATATGATATATACTGCCAATAGGGCGGGGATTAAGAGGTTTGTCTTCGGTTGACCGGCGGTACCCATGGTTTTGAGCGGTTGTTTTTTTTTCGCGGGGTAAGGTACGAAATTTTGCGGGGGATCATGTAGAGACAAGACATGCCTTGTCTGGCCCGGATGTTGAATATTTCATTTTGGGAAGGATTAAAATGATTGGTTAGTTCAAACCACATCACGTAAGCTAATATCCCGATATCAGGATAAATAATTTCTCCTTCTTTACAAGTTGCGAGTAATGGTTGCCGACGATCCGCAACTATAGTGATAAAATATCCTGAAACACTTCCTTAATCCCACTAGTGCGCACGGGCTGAGGCAATACGGTATTTGCATTTTAAACTTTTCAATTTTAGATGATTATTTTCTTGGGTTAACAGATAAAAAATTAATTTACGAAATATGCTATTATCTAATCACAAATTAAACTGATAATGATTCAATTAATCCAAGGAGATATCACCCGGCTAGTAGTAGACGCTATCGTAAATGCCGCTAATTCCTCTTTGCTTGGTGGCGGGGGTGTAGACGGTGCCATCCATAGGGCCGCAGGTCCTTCCCTACTGGAAGAATGCAGGAAAATAAGGAATAGGCAGGGAGGTTGTGAAACGGGCGAAGCCGTAATTACCGGTGCGGGCAACTTGCCATCTAGGTTCGTAATACATACGGTTGGGCCAGTGTGGAACGGAGGGGAGCAAAATGAATTACAGCTCTTGAGAAATTGCTATGAAAACTCTTTGGCCTTAGCTGTAAAAAACAAGGTGCAGACAATTGCATTCCCTAATATTAGCACCGGGATATACCGATTTCCAAAACAGCTTGCAGCAGAAATCGCTATATCCACGGTGAAAGAATTTACCTTGAACGATATGTTAGAGAAAGTAATTTTTGTAAGCTTTGATCAAGAAAATTATGCTATCTATAAGAACCTAATGTTGTAGAAAAAATATTTTCGCTGCCTATATTTCTACTTCTTTCTTGATGCCATACGGTGTATATATTATTTTACCCTCCTTTGTCGTTTTCCTGATTGCTCTATTTTTCGCGATCGAATCTTCCGTTTTATAACCACGTTTATGATCGAGGTGGATGCATATTGCGCTGTACCTTTTTTGAATTCCTTTTATCCCGAGATTCATCAAGCGTTCGCCCAGTTCCCGGTCTTGCCCGCCGTATTGCATCCTTTCATCAAATCCGTTTACCGCCAGGATATCAGCTTTCCAACCGGAAGAATTATGCCCGTTCCAGCTCGCTTTGGTAGGCGTAACCGCATTCAGGAGATGGGCTTTAAAACCTTTACTGCTGAGTTTATTATTTTTAAACGATTTTTTGAGGCCATGAGATAATAACCAATCTATATCAAAACAACGTTGTGAAATAATATCATCTTTTTTTATTAATTCCGATATATTCATGGGTAACATATAATATCCCCCGGAGATAAAATGCCCCGGCTTGCGGTATTTCATATGCATTTCAACGAAATCTTTCCTGGGAATGCAATCGCCGTCGCTCATCAAGATATAATCGGATTTACATGCCGTGATAGCTTTATTTAAGATGGTCGATTTTTGAAACCCGTTATCTTCATGCCATATATACTGGATGGGAAAATTAACTTCTGCCTGTATCTTGCTAACTAATTGCCGGGTAGTTTCCCTGGAACCATCATCTGCAATAACTAATTCGAACTCATTGAATGTTTGCTGATTATACCCCCATAATACTTTTTCAAGCCAGGCTTCAGCGTTGTAGGTACTGATAATTACAGATATTTTCATATTTAAAACGATAATGGCGGGGCGTTAACATAAAACATCTTGTCAACAAATATAATAATGTCCCCTTTGTTAATTATTTTTACAGATCAATTTTGATTTTAAATGACTGTTACACTTATTGAATTAAATAATTTTCATGAAGAATGTCTTTACAGCCAAGTAAAGTTCCTACATGATCAAGATATAACGGTGAACTTAATCGTTAATTCTTCATTAAGAATCCAGGTCGAAGAATACAAGTGCTTATTAAATGATATACAATATTTTAACAGGAAGAAAAAAATTAAGATTTTAGATTTTTTTAAGATATACAAATATTTGATCTCAAGCCAACCGGATATAGTCGTTTTTAACACTGGTAGTTCTAAATTAGATATTGTAGGTCTTTCAAATTTTTTGCCAAAGAAAATAAAACGATTTGGAATTTTACATAATTTAACAAAATTATTTTCCAGCAAATCGCAAGTATTGATTTCTAAAGGTATTGATGGATATTTTGTTATTAACGATTTTCTTTTAAAGAATGATTTAATTGCACAATCCCCGAAGCCTTTTTATAGCTTCTACCCCGTATTTTTCCCAAAATATAAAGATTCTTTTAAAATTCTAAAAACGGGGCAAGAATTTTGGTTCTGCATCCCGGGTAGCGTTTCTTACAAAAGGAAGGATTATAAATTATTGATCGATATCGCGGCGCAACTGAAGGCTTATAACAATTTTAAATTCATCATATTAGGAAAGATGAACCCGGATCATGAAGATGCGGCCGACTTTATAAAAAAAATAAAGGAAAATGATGTTGCTGACAAATTCACTTTATTCGATCTATTTATTCCGAACCCGGTCTTCCATGAATATATATCTAACTCGGACTGCCTCCTGCTTCCCTTTAATAAAGAACATAATTCATATATCAATTATAAAATTACAGGCGCTATAAATCTCGCCATTGCTCATCAAAAGAAAATTATAACATCTTCTGATTTAAAAATCATTGATGATATCGTTAATAATAGCTTTTTCTACAATGATCCCGCCGAATTATTGTTTTATATCAAGGAAATCATTAACGGGAATAGGGATCTTTCTTTTGTAAACAATCCAAAATGGAGCTTCGAACATCAACAAAAGCAATATCTATCTGCACTTGGTATTACCGTGAAAAATTGATGCAATAATCACTTTCAACTACAATAATAAACCGGGACAGTTTGCCCCGGTTGTTAATTATTACTCTATAAAAATTTCTTGGCTAATTATTTACTTTCCGAATACTGCAAGGTTTCCCAATCAGTCGTATCATTTTTCCTTACGTATACTTCAATATTGGCATTAGTAGGTCGCCTCGGGGCTAAGAAACTATCCGCCAGGCGATAATGTTGCTGTAATGTTTCACGTAAGGCGAACGGGAAAAAGTTATTTAAAGTCGGGGCATATTCGTACATGACGATATCATATTCCTGCCGCTGCACCTTCCGGGTAAACAACTGTAATTGCTTGTTAAACATCCCTACGCCCAAATGGTACCATAAAGGATAATTGCTACCTGTTTCTAATTGGTATGGCATTGCATAGGCCAATGGCGTCAGCTCCGTCATGTTCAATACCTTTGGCATTTTGCCCTGGAAGTTCACTGCTTTCCAGGCAAGCACTTTTTCCATCCCATGCACCGTTGATGGCGGCATATACATTTTTTCAAACCCCTTGATGCTGGTAAAAACCCATTCACTTGTCGGAACATCTGTCGTATCAAGGTTTATCATGAAATTATGTTTTGATACCACGTTCTCGCCCGTAGGGCTTACATTGGCGACTTCCTTTCCCGGTAAAAACCTAGCAAATACCCGGTCTATGTACTTCCAATAAGTCCCCGACCACCAAAGTAAAACCAGGCAAGCACCGGCAATTATGGCCTTCCAACCATCTAATTTTATATGCAATTGAGATGTTAAAAGACTGGCAATCAATGCAAATGCGAAACTATGGAAAAAAATATTATTGTCCGGCGGGGTATAACTTGTAACCTGGAATAATGCCGCTTCGGCAAGGATACCCAAGGTTAGCAATGTAAATAGCATGAAATTTCTATCCTCCCAGGTTTTGGAAAACTGTTTTATTGCCGGTATCAACAATAAAAGTATCAATACCAGGTAAAACTTAATCCATTGCGATTCTCCCATGATGGCATCCGCAAAATCGGCTACCGACAAACGGGAATTATGCGGCGGCTGACCATGGTTAAACCAATAACCGATATTATACTTTTGAAACGGTAAAAATACTGCCAGGGCTATTATCAGGTAACTAGCGATAAATATTCCCAAGCGTAAATATTTCCTATCCTGTATGCAGCCGTACACCAATAAAGCCAAGGCAAGCAATAGTCCCAATCCACCTCCATCTTGCTTCGTGAAAAATGAAAGGAATAAGAATGTTGCCGATAGGAATAACTGGATGTAAACGATCCATGCCTGCTTGTACTCCCTGTTTAAAGCGGCCAGCAAAAATGCTAGGCCAACAAATTCATACACGATTACGCTGTGGTTATACCATGGCCAGAAGTTAAAGAAGCTGTAGGATATAGCAAATACAAGGATTGATAGCAAGCGTATAATTGGCTGTACATTCAAGCTTCTCATCATTGATCTGAATGCAAAACCACCCAAAATATTCATAAATACCTGCGCTTTCACCAAGGACATCATATGTGGACCGAACAGCTTAAAAAATAACGATGGCACCAACCAGAACCCGAAACCGAGCGGCGTTCCGAAGTCCTTGTAAGGCACCTGTCCCAAGTACATACGGTATGCCCCTTCGTAAGAGAGGAAAATATTTACCCTGTAAGGGAAGGTCAAGAATAAGGGTACGATAGCCAATCCGCAGATAATCAGGCATTCTAAAACTGTTGTAGTTCTGTTTCTTTCAAGTAATCCAGGCATAGTTGGGGCCGTTAGGTGATAATGTAGGAATTAAAAAAGCCAAAAATAATAGAATTCAGCAAATTATTAAATTCAAACCTTAAACGGCGTGAAGATAACCCGGGTAAATCTTGAACGAACCGGTCTACCCTGCTGGATTTATCATATTAATATAACATAACATCTTATCAACCAATTAGTATTTTCAATAATTCATTGTATCTTGCAGCCACATTAATGTGATTA includes the following:
- a CDS encoding glycosyltransferase family protein, coding for MISKGIDGYFVINDFLLKNDLIAQSPKPFYSFYPVFFPKYKDSFKILKTGQEFWFCIPGSVSYKRKDYKLLIDIAAQLKAYNNFKFIILGKMNPDHEDAADFIKKIKENDVADKFTLFDLFIPNPVFHEYISNSDCLLLPFNKEHNSYINYKITGAINLAIAHQKKIITSSDLKIIDDIVNNSFFYNDPAELLFYIKEIINGNRDLSFVNNPKWSFEHQQKQYLSALGITVKN
- a CDS encoding glycosyltransferase family 2 protein, whose translation is MKISVIISTYNAEAWLEKVLWGYNQQTFNEFELVIADDGSRETTRQLVSKIQAEVNFPIQYIWHEDNGFQKSTILNKAITACKSDYILMSDGDCIPRKDFVEMHMKYRKPGHFISGGYYMLPMNISELIKKDDIISQRCFDIDWLLSHGLKKSFKNNKLSSKGFKAHLLNAVTPTKASWNGHNSSGWKADILAVNGFDERMQYGGQDRELGERLMNLGIKGIQKRYSAICIHLDHKRGYKTEDSIAKNRAIRKTTKEGKIIYTPYGIKKEVEI
- a CDS encoding O-acetyl-ADP-ribose deacetylase; the protein is MIQLIQGDITRLVVDAIVNAANSSLLGGGGVDGAIHRAAGPSLLEECRKIRNRQGGCETGEAVITGAGNLPSRFVIHTVGPVWNGGEQNELQLLRNCYENSLALAVKNKVQTIAFPNISTGIYRFPKQLAAEIAISTVKEFTLNDMLEKVIFVSFDQENYAIYKNLML